A window from Cryptomeria japonica chromosome 1, Sugi_1.0, whole genome shotgun sequence encodes these proteins:
- the LOC131042492 gene encoding uncharacterized protein LOC131042492 — protein MPDSIPSCLDIQTKGGQNIVTCRYQTKLADHCRMVTVTWCKSAMEQGLCVSVDEPSDQSMCKIALKPWYYWRKKQGSRCFKVNGTKVQVFWNLISAKFINSPEPQEGYYVAVVCEKEVILLLGDMKEEALKKTKARISVIQPVLISREEHGFGRRYFSTRTRMHEIESQPHAINIECHTTGPKDPEMSIKIDGQLVVEVQHLLWKFRGNQIISVSGVQVQIFWDVYDWLFNSGVGNAFFTFKPISSSEKSKSIAEDASSNDKLDSCTDPSRSSDYCVLLQLSGGLLVL, from the coding sequence ATGCCTGATTCAATACCCTCTTGTCTTGACATCCAAACCAAGGGGGGCCAGAATATTGTGACCTGCAGGTATCAGACCAAACTAGCAGACCATTGCAGGATGGTTACTGTGACCTGGTGCAAGAGTGCCATGGAACAAGGCCTGTGTGTGTCAGTGGATGAGCCATCTGATCAATCAATGTGCAAGATTGCCCTTAAGCCATGGTACTATTGGAGGAAGAAACAGGGCTCCAGATGCTTTAAGGTCAATGGCACCAAGGTTCAGGTTTTCTGGAACCTAATCTCTGCCAAATTTATCAATAGTCCTGAACCTCAAGAAGGCTACTATGTTGCAGTAGTTTGTGAAAAAGAGGTCATCCTGCTTTTGGGGGATATGAAGGAAGAAGCCTTGAAGAAGACCAAGGCCAGAATCTCAGTCATTCAACCTGTTTTGATCTCCAGAGAAGAACATGGCTTTGGCAGGAGGTATTTTTCTACAAGGACTAGAATGCATGAGATAGAGAGTCAACCCCATGCAATCAATATAGAGTGTCATACAACAGGTCCCAAAGACCCAGAGATGAGCATTAAGATTGATGGGCAGCTTGTTGTGGAGGTGCAGCATTTGCTCTGGAAATTTAGAGGCAATCAGATCATAAGTGTAAGTGGGGTTCAAGTTCAAATCTTTTGGGATGTCTATGATTGGCTGTTCAATTCTGGAGTAGGGAATGCTTTCTTTACCTTCAAGCCCATCTCTTCttcagaaaaatcaaaatcaattgcAGAGGATGCAAGCAGCAATGACAAATTGGATAGTTGTACCGATCCTTCTAGATCTTCAGACTACTGTGTATTGCTTCAATTGTCAGGGGGTTTACTGGTTCTGTAA